The following proteins come from a genomic window of Gimesia sp.:
- a CDS encoding glycosyltransferase: MTATLITIWGYATLMFWLVLLGPSLVTMLQKQISRCVNRTAIPDQWPRISVIVPAKDEAATIEVNLNSLLASDYPNLEIIAVNDRSTDETGAMMERVAARAAAENRVQMQVLHIEELPADWLGKSHAMHQAAQQATGELLLFTDGDIIFSPQAITHATRIFLDQQLDHLALLPRLARGGLFERAFVTYFGFLLASGTFFWLIPTRWKHAYVGIGAFNLLKRSVYQATGGLETIRLDVLDDIKLGKLIKQSGYQQDVYLGIDELQVRWQPSAWAVITGIEKNAFASLYYSVRRLCFVTTLYVLFFLVPFVMPFLFPLAETVGFLATLVLLHLTYGLLGWIFSSGLAITPFLLYASLALTFAFWRSAWITLKNGGVRWRDTIYPLDLLKRHLY; the protein is encoded by the coding sequence ATGACCGCCACGCTGATCACCATCTGGGGCTATGCTACTCTTATGTTCTGGCTTGTTCTGCTGGGACCATCACTGGTGACAATGCTGCAGAAACAGATCTCCCGCTGTGTGAACCGGACCGCGATTCCTGACCAGTGGCCACGGATTTCAGTGATTGTGCCCGCGAAGGATGAAGCAGCGACAATCGAAGTGAACCTGAATTCCCTGCTGGCCTCTGACTATCCCAATCTCGAAATCATCGCGGTCAACGATCGCTCCACAGATGAGACCGGTGCGATGATGGAGCGGGTCGCCGCCCGGGCTGCGGCAGAGAACCGGGTCCAGATGCAGGTCCTGCATATCGAAGAACTGCCCGCTGACTGGCTGGGGAAATCCCATGCGATGCACCAGGCGGCCCAACAGGCTACCGGAGAACTGCTGCTTTTTACCGATGGGGATATTATCTTTTCGCCGCAGGCCATCACGCATGCGACCCGAATCTTTTTGGATCAGCAGCTCGATCATCTGGCGCTGCTCCCCCGACTGGCACGGGGAGGTCTGTTCGAGCGGGCCTTCGTGACTTACTTCGGCTTTCTGCTCGCCTCGGGAACATTTTTCTGGCTGATCCCGACCCGCTGGAAACATGCCTATGTGGGCATCGGTGCTTTCAATCTGCTGAAGCGATCTGTCTACCAGGCGACCGGCGGGCTGGAAACAATTCGGCTCGATGTACTGGATGACATCAAGCTGGGAAAGCTGATCAAGCAGAGTGGTTATCAGCAGGATGTCTACCTGGGAATTGACGAACTCCAGGTTCGCTGGCAGCCTTCAGCCTGGGCAGTCATCACCGGAATTGAAAAGAACGCCTTTGCCTCGCTCTACTATTCGGTTCGCAGACTCTGTTTTGTCACGACGTTGTACGTTCTCTTTTTTCTGGTGCCGTTCGTGATGCCCTTCCTGTTTCCCCTGGCTGAGACGGTCGGCTTTCTGGCGACACTCGTGTTGCTGCACCTGACTTACGGGCTGCTGGGCTGGATCTTTTCGTCCGGACTGGCAATCACCCCGTTTCTGCTCTACGCCTCGCTGGCTCTCACCTTCGCCTTCTGGCGATCTGCCTGGATCACGCTTAAGAACGGAGGCGTACGCTGGCGCGATACGATCTATCCCCTGGATCTGCTGAAGCGGCATCTGTATTAA
- the lhgO gene encoding L-2-hydroxyglutarate oxidase: MKNADVAIIGGGIVGLATGWQITQRFPHTSVLILEKENELALHQTGHNSGVLHSGIYYKPGSLRAVNCREGIKAMKAFCTAEEIPWDECGKVIVAVDESEFGALDNIFERGQQNGVVCEMIDEARLKEYEPHVAGIRGIHVPETGIVDYRQVAVRLGERIQEKGHLIQTGAEVVGIKHHADGINLQTRAGDFTAKQVINCGGLFSDRVARLGGAHPDSKIVPFRGEYYELKPEAEHLCKSLIYPVPNPEFPFLGVHFTRMIHGGVECGPNAVWAFAREGYTKSNINLRDLLEAATYPGFLKMACKYWKTGLGEMWRSFSKPAFVEALQRLIPEIRSEHLVSAPAGVRAQALGPDGSLVDDFLIDESDRMINVLNAPSPAATSSLRIGQTIVDLLAPRIE, translated from the coding sequence ATGAAAAATGCAGATGTCGCAATAATTGGTGGGGGTATCGTCGGGCTGGCGACCGGCTGGCAGATCACGCAGCGCTTTCCCCATACCTCTGTGCTGATCCTCGAAAAAGAAAACGAACTGGCCCTGCATCAGACAGGGCATAACTCCGGAGTCCTGCATTCGGGAATCTATTACAAGCCCGGTTCACTGCGCGCTGTCAACTGCCGCGAAGGCATCAAGGCGATGAAAGCCTTCTGCACTGCCGAGGAGATTCCCTGGGACGAGTGCGGTAAAGTGATCGTGGCTGTCGACGAAAGCGAGTTCGGCGCCCTGGACAATATCTTTGAGCGGGGACAGCAGAACGGTGTCGTCTGTGAAATGATCGACGAGGCCCGGCTTAAAGAATACGAACCGCACGTGGCAGGCATCCGTGGGATTCATGTTCCCGAAACAGGTATTGTCGATTACAGGCAGGTGGCGGTCCGGCTGGGAGAGCGGATTCAGGAAAAGGGACATCTGATCCAGACCGGTGCGGAGGTTGTCGGCATCAAACATCATGCGGATGGCATTAACCTGCAAACCAGGGCCGGTGACTTTACCGCGAAACAGGTCATCAACTGTGGCGGACTGTTCAGCGACCGCGTGGCCCGACTGGGGGGCGCCCATCCCGATTCTAAGATTGTCCCGTTCCGGGGGGAGTACTATGAACTCAAGCCGGAAGCCGAGCACCTGTGCAAATCACTGATCTATCCGGTTCCCAATCCTGAATTTCCCTTTCTGGGAGTGCACTTTACCCGGATGATTCATGGCGGCGTGGAATGTGGGCCGAATGCCGTCTGGGCGTTCGCCCGTGAGGGGTATACGAAATCAAACATCAATCTGCGTGACCTGCTCGAGGCTGCCACCTATCCCGGCTTTCTTAAGATGGCCTGTAAATACTGGAAGACCGGTCTGGGCGAAATGTGGCGTTCCTTCAGCAAGCCTGCGTTTGTCGAAGCGCTGCAGCGGCTGATCCCCGAGATCCGGTCCGAGCATCTGGTCTCTGCCCCAGCGGGTGTGCGGGCGCAGGCTCTCGGCCCCGATGGCTCCCTGGTCGACGATTTTTTGATCGACGAATCCGATCGCATGATCAATGTGTTAAACGCACCGTCGCCGGCAGCGACGTCTTCGCTCCGCATCGGTCAGACGATTGTCGATCTACTCGCCCCCCGGATTGAATAA
- the infA gene encoding translation initiation factor IF-1: MAKEEAIEVEGTVTEALANTQFRVELENGHQVLAHVAGKMRKHFIRIVPGDKVVVEVSPYDLNRGRIVYRER; the protein is encoded by the coding sequence ATGGCCAAAGAAGAGGCCATCGAAGTCGAAGGTACTGTAACCGAGGCGCTGGCAAATACACAGTTTCGAGTCGAACTGGAAAACGGACACCAGGTTCTGGCGCACGTTGCCGGCAAAATGCGCAAGCACTTTATCCGAATTGTGCCCGGCGATAAGGTTGTGGTTGAGGTCTCTCCCTACGATCTGAATCGTGGACGCATTGTGTATCGGGAAAGGTAA
- the thrS gene encoding threonine--tRNA ligase gives MIQIKLPDGSVKEFPENSSALDVAQSIGERLANAVVAAEVDGTICDAFRPLKDISDSNEISLRLLTERDAEALGVMRHSCAHIMARAVMRLWPDIQLAFGPTLPHGFYYDFGLEHTISEDDFPKIEEEMKKIIKEEEPFERFSLDREEAVSFVNEMHQSSKAEHIATGLADHPQLSFYRQGEFVDLCRGPHIPDAGKVKAFKLLSIAGSYWKGDAGNKPLQRLYGTAWFSKKDMKKYLEQVEEAKRRDHRVLGKKLGLFQINPEVGQGLCLWLPKGATIRAVLEDFIKVELTRLGYQPVYSPHIGRVELYETSGHFPYYRDSQFAPLFGHDAGQLVDFWVRKLEEDDLSAEQEETLFQSSRVMNCDFEFPPGASREEKLKILKDWEHKHERFLLKPMNCPHHAKMYQAMPRSYRDLPVRLAEFGTVYRHEQTGELNGMLRVRGLTQDDAHIFCTPEQVEDEFRATLDLVKFVLASVGLDNFRVQLSLRDPKSDKYVGSEENWQHAEDSLRKVLADSGMSYTECEGEAAFYGPKADFMVSDCIGREWQLGTVQLDYNLPERFQLEYTGSDNHPHRPVMIHRAPFGSMERFTGMLIEHFAGAFPLWLAPEQIRVLPVSDKTLDYANEVAAQLRQNGFRISVDTRSSKVNAKIRDAQLELIPYMFIVGPKEAEQTAVAVRDRIDGDLGPMPLADAIAKLKEEVEERRVRQVAESTFEALEGQTEQANEY, from the coding sequence ATGATTCAGATCAAGTTACCCGATGGAAGCGTAAAGGAATTTCCCGAAAACAGTTCAGCACTCGATGTCGCCCAGTCAATTGGGGAGCGGCTGGCCAATGCAGTCGTCGCCGCGGAAGTGGACGGAACCATTTGTGATGCGTTCCGCCCTCTGAAGGACATCTCTGACTCCAATGAAATCTCACTCCGCCTGCTTACCGAGCGGGACGCCGAAGCACTCGGCGTGATGCGACACTCCTGTGCCCACATCATGGCACGGGCAGTAATGCGGCTCTGGCCCGATATCCAGTTGGCATTCGGTCCCACTCTGCCGCACGGCTTTTACTACGATTTTGGCCTGGAACACACCATCAGCGAAGATGACTTCCCCAAAATCGAAGAAGAGATGAAGAAGATCATCAAGGAAGAAGAGCCCTTCGAACGCTTCTCGCTCGACCGGGAAGAAGCCGTCTCCTTCGTGAATGAGATGCACCAGTCATCCAAAGCCGAGCATATCGCTACCGGTCTGGCTGACCATCCGCAGCTCAGCTTCTACCGCCAGGGCGAATTTGTCGACCTCTGTCGCGGTCCGCACATTCCCGATGCGGGGAAAGTCAAAGCCTTCAAGCTGCTCTCGATTGCCGGTTCCTACTGGAAAGGGGATGCCGGAAACAAACCGCTGCAGCGTCTGTACGGCACTGCCTGGTTCAGCAAGAAGGACATGAAAAAATACCTGGAACAGGTGGAAGAGGCTAAACGCCGTGACCACCGTGTGCTGGGGAAAAAGCTGGGCCTGTTCCAGATTAATCCCGAAGTCGGTCAGGGACTCTGCCTCTGGCTGCCCAAAGGGGCCACCATCCGTGCGGTCCTCGAAGACTTCATCAAGGTGGAACTGACCCGCCTGGGTTATCAGCCCGTCTATTCGCCTCACATCGGTCGTGTGGAACTCTACGAAACCAGTGGGCACTTTCCTTATTACCGCGATTCCCAGTTCGCTCCGCTGTTCGGCCACGACGCCGGCCAGCTGGTCGACTTCTGGGTGCGTAAACTGGAAGAAGACGACCTCTCCGCTGAGCAGGAAGAGACCCTGTTCCAGTCCTCGCGGGTCATGAACTGCGACTTCGAATTTCCCCCTGGTGCAAGCCGGGAAGAGAAACTCAAAATTCTCAAGGACTGGGAACACAAGCATGAGCGGTTCCTGCTCAAGCCGATGAACTGTCCGCACCATGCGAAGATGTATCAGGCAATGCCGCGCAGCTATCGCGACTTGCCCGTCCGCCTGGCCGAATTCGGGACCGTGTATCGTCACGAACAGACCGGCGAATTGAACGGGATGCTTCGCGTACGGGGCCTGACCCAGGACGACGCTCACATTTTCTGTACTCCCGAGCAGGTCGAAGACGAATTCCGGGCCACACTGGACCTGGTGAAATTCGTGCTGGCCTCGGTCGGTCTGGACAACTTCCGTGTACAGCTTTCGCTGCGTGATCCGAAGAGCGACAAGTACGTGGGCAGTGAAGAGAACTGGCAGCACGCTGAAGACAGTCTGCGGAAAGTGCTCGCAGATTCCGGTATGTCCTACACCGAATGCGAAGGGGAAGCCGCGTTCTATGGTCCCAAGGCCGACTTCATGGTCTCGGACTGCATCGGTCGCGAATGGCAGCTGGGAACCGTACAGCTGGACTACAACCTGCCTGAGCGATTCCAGCTGGAATATACCGGCTCGGATAACCATCCGCATCGTCCCGTGATGATTCACCGGGCCCCGTTCGGTTCGATGGAACGTTTCACCGGGATGCTGATTGAGCATTTCGCCGGTGCCTTCCCGCTCTGGCTGGCTCCGGAACAGATTCGAGTCCTGCCCGTCAGCGATAAGACACTGGACTACGCCAACGAAGTCGCCGCCCAGCTGCGACAGAACGGCTTCCGGATTTCGGTCGATACCCGCAGTTCCAAGGTCAACGCGAAAATCCGCGATGCCCAGCTGGAACTGATTCCCTACATGTTCATCGTTGGTCCCAAAGAGGCCGAACAGACTGCTGTCGCTGTCCGCGACCGCATCGACGGTGACCTGGGTCCGATGCCTTTAGCCGATGCGATTGCCAAGCTGAAGGAAGAGGTCGAAGAACGCCGCGTCCGCCAGGTAGCGGAAAGCACGTTCGAAGCCCTGGAAGGTCAGACCGAACAGGCCAACGAGTATTAA
- a CDS encoding aspartate aminotransferase family protein, with translation MSQAVGQQIEADFFAKFPTSAQDYKKACELFPSGVTHDGRYMKPFPIYVDRAQGAHKYDVDGNDIIDYWSGHGALILGHSHPAMVEAVQAQVAKGTHFGACHELELEWGELVRQLVPSCEMLRFTSSGTEATMMALRVSRIATGKTKVIKFAGHFHGWHDLLTQASEPPHDDKSYSMPGVTNGVSDELVIIRPNDLELVERTIDAHDPACIIVEATGSRWGVVPLEEGFLQGLRQLTADKGVLLIMDEVISGFRVAPGGMQEVCGIVPDLTSLAKIVAGGLPGGCLAGRADLMQAIAFDNPFGQKMKHPGTYNANPLSAAAGIAVLKEVATGEPCRQANESAAKLRRGMNEVLTRKNVNWAVYGQFSIIKVFPGYDGPRPEDDSFVPYDNDFDKLDRKHDARLGHAFRCALLLNGVDWFGWGAMTTASHTDEDIDFTVNAFERAIDALRNDGLID, from the coding sequence ATGAGCCAGGCCGTGGGACAGCAGATTGAAGCTGACTTTTTTGCGAAATTTCCAACCTCTGCGCAAGATTACAAGAAAGCATGTGAACTCTTCCCCAGCGGAGTCACCCACGACGGACGGTATATGAAACCGTTCCCGATCTATGTGGACCGCGCTCAGGGTGCCCACAAATACGATGTCGACGGGAACGACATTATCGACTACTGGAGCGGCCACGGTGCATTGATCTTGGGACACAGCCACCCGGCCATGGTCGAAGCGGTTCAGGCACAGGTCGCGAAAGGAACTCACTTCGGAGCCTGTCACGAACTCGAACTCGAATGGGGCGAGCTGGTCCGCCAGCTGGTCCCTTCCTGTGAAATGCTCCGCTTTACCAGCAGTGGAACTGAAGCGACCATGATGGCCCTCCGCGTCTCACGGATCGCCACCGGTAAGACCAAAGTCATCAAGTTCGCCGGCCACTTCCACGGCTGGCATGATCTGCTCACCCAGGCTTCTGAGCCTCCACACGATGACAAAAGCTACTCGATGCCTGGCGTCACGAATGGGGTCTCCGATGAACTGGTTATCATTCGCCCCAATGATCTGGAACTGGTTGAACGAACGATCGATGCACATGACCCGGCCTGTATTATTGTGGAAGCGACCGGCAGCCGCTGGGGTGTGGTTCCCCTGGAAGAGGGCTTCCTGCAGGGACTTCGCCAGTTGACCGCAGATAAAGGTGTGCTGCTGATCATGGATGAAGTCATCAGTGGTTTCCGTGTGGCCCCGGGGGGTATGCAGGAAGTCTGTGGCATTGTACCGGACCTGACTTCGCTGGCGAAAATCGTTGCCGGTGGTCTGCCAGGGGGCTGTCTGGCAGGACGCGCTGACCTGATGCAGGCGATTGCCTTCGACAACCCCTTCGGCCAGAAGATGAAACACCCCGGCACCTATAATGCCAACCCGCTCTCCGCCGCCGCCGGGATCGCCGTACTGAAAGAAGTTGCCACTGGTGAACCCTGTCGCCAGGCGAACGAAAGTGCAGCGAAGCTGCGCAGGGGCATGAATGAAGTCCTCACCCGCAAGAATGTGAACTGGGCCGTCTACGGCCAGTTCTCGATCATCAAAGTCTTCCCCGGCTACGATGGCCCGCGGCCGGAAGACGATTCGTTCGTTCCGTATGACAATGACTTTGATAAGCTGGACCGTAAACACGATGCCCGACTGGGGCACGCGTTCCGTTGTGCTCTGCTGCTCAACGGCGTGGACTGGTTCGGCTGGGGAGCGATGACAACCGCTTCTCATACTGACGAAGACATCGATTTCACAGTCAATGCATTTGAACGTGCTATTGACGCATTGCGGAATGACGGCCTGATCGATTGA
- a CDS encoding DUF1501 domain-containing protein, protein MLKILGSQKSQFCDRISRRNFLQIGGLALGGLSLPQLLQAESSTTKRKQHKGIIMIFLPGGPPHQDMWDIKVDAPSEIRGEFNAIQTNVSGIEIGDQFPRMAQMADKFTFIRSMVGSDGRHDAFQCLTGQRFNNQPLGGWPSLGSVLSKKYGAVDPSIPPFLGLSPKMGHMEWARAGDPGFLGLAHAPFRPNGEGMADMTLNGITLDRLNDRKKVLSSLDQFRSQVDASGTMDGLDSFTQQAFGILTSSKLAEALDLSKEDQTLRDRYGRGTPKLRADGGPKLLDDFLTARRLIEAGARCVTLAFSRWDWHGGNFKRGREDMPMLDQGVTALVEDLENRGMLDDVTVVVWGEFGRTPKINANSGRDHWPRVSTALLAGGGMKTGQVIGSTNRLGEYAEDRPVHFQEVFASLYRNLGIDVESATIDDLQGRPRYLVDRDKYKAMPELV, encoded by the coding sequence ATGCTCAAGATTCTGGGTTCTCAAAAGAGTCAATTCTGTGACCGGATCTCACGCAGGAACTTTCTTCAGATCGGTGGGCTCGCTTTAGGCGGACTGTCGCTGCCCCAACTGCTGCAGGCGGAATCTTCAACCACCAAACGAAAGCAGCACAAAGGCATCATCATGATCTTCCTGCCGGGAGGTCCTCCGCATCAGGATATGTGGGATATCAAAGTCGATGCCCCCAGTGAAATCCGCGGTGAATTCAACGCCATCCAGACCAATGTTTCCGGCATTGAAATCGGGGATCAGTTCCCCCGCATGGCGCAGATGGCAGACAAGTTCACCTTCATCCGTTCCATGGTTGGCTCTGATGGTCGGCACGATGCCTTCCAGTGTCTGACCGGACAGCGTTTCAACAACCAGCCCCTGGGCGGCTGGCCCAGCCTGGGTTCGGTTCTTTCGAAAAAATATGGTGCCGTCGATCCCTCAATCCCGCCGTTCCTCGGTCTCTCTCCCAAGATGGGCCACATGGAATGGGCACGTGCGGGAGATCCTGGCTTCCTGGGACTGGCACACGCGCCTTTCCGTCCCAACGGTGAAGGCATGGCCGACATGACCCTCAACGGGATCACCCTGGATCGCCTGAATGACCGAAAAAAAGTACTCAGCTCGCTCGACCAGTTCCGTAGCCAGGTTGACGCTTCCGGCACGATGGACGGCCTCGACTCGTTCACCCAGCAGGCATTCGGAATTCTGACCTCCAGCAAACTCGCCGAAGCTCTGGACCTTTCGAAAGAAGATCAGACGCTGCGTGACCGCTACGGTCGAGGAACTCCGAAACTGAGAGCAGACGGCGGCCCCAAACTGCTGGATGACTTTCTGACCGCCCGGCGTCTGATCGAAGCCGGTGCCCGTTGTGTCACGCTGGCCTTCAGTCGCTGGGACTGGCACGGTGGGAATTTCAAACGCGGACGTGAAGACATGCCGATGCTCGATCAGGGTGTGACGGCACTCGTCGAAGATCTCGAAAACCGCGGAATGCTGGACGACGTCACCGTTGTCGTCTGGGGCGAATTCGGACGGACTCCCAAGATCAACGCGAATTCCGGCCGCGATCACTGGCCCCGCGTCTCAACTGCACTGCTCGCAGGTGGCGGCATGAAAACCGGCCAGGTCATCGGTTCGACCAACCGGCTGGGTGAATACGCAGAAGATCGTCCGGTACATTTCCAGGAAGTCTTTGCTTCGCTGTATCGCAACCTGGGGATCGATGTCGAATCTGCAACGATCGACGACCTGCAGGGACGTCCCCGCTATCTGGTCGACCGCGATAAATACAAGGCAATGCCGGAACTGGTCTGA
- the mug gene encoding G/U mismatch-specific DNA glycosylase, with amino-acid sequence MEEIWKPTAEEVEQAIHKLLPDLIEEGLKALFVGTNPGLYSAAVGHHFARPGNRFWPAMHRGKITERLYSPFEDYKLLKRGGGLTNIVSRASKRADELAKEELYEGARILTEKVIKYRPQKVVFLGITSYRKAFQQKDAQLGLQKHQIGKADVWVLPNPSGLNAHYQLPELGKIFARMWRK; translated from the coding sequence ATGGAAGAAATCTGGAAGCCAACCGCCGAGGAGGTCGAACAGGCCATCCATAAGCTGCTTCCCGATCTGATTGAAGAGGGGCTGAAAGCCCTGTTTGTCGGGACTAATCCAGGTCTGTATTCAGCCGCGGTCGGGCACCACTTTGCCCGGCCCGGCAACCGCTTCTGGCCTGCCATGCATCGGGGGAAGATCACCGAACGACTCTACTCCCCGTTTGAAGACTATAAACTGCTCAAGCGGGGTGGCGGACTGACCAACATTGTCAGCAGAGCCTCTAAACGGGCCGACGAACTCGCGAAAGAGGAGCTTTACGAGGGAGCCCGCATTCTCACGGAAAAGGTCATCAAGTACCGACCACAGAAGGTCGTTTTTCTCGGGATCACCTCCTACCGTAAAGCGTTTCAGCAGAAAGACGCGCAGCTCGGACTGCAGAAACACCAGATCGGGAAAGCCGACGTCTGGGTGCTGCCGAACCCCAGCGGGTTGAACGCCCACTATCAGCTCCCGGAACTGGGCAAGATCTTCGCGCGGATGTGGCGGAAATAG
- a CDS encoding Flp family type IVb pilin produces MQFLKNLLCEEDGPTAVEYAVMLAAIVLACVAAIAAVGTNTNALFENATTEMHNHGM; encoded by the coding sequence ATGCAATTTCTCAAGAACTTACTCTGTGAAGAAGATGGACCGACGGCTGTCGAGTATGCAGTGATGCTGGCCGCGATTGTACTCGCTTGTGTAGCTGCCATCGCAGCCGTGGGGACGAATACGAATGCCCTGTTCGAAAATGCCACTACCGAAATGCACAACCACGGTATGTAA
- the folK gene encoding 2-amino-4-hydroxy-6-hydroxymethyldihydropteridine diphosphokinase: MPDCYIALGGNQGNVRETFDRALQRLDAHPDIVVGKLSQWIETTPVGSQTEAIFLNGAAQLSVNLSPEALLTELQTVETELGRVREVRWGARTLDLDLLLFNQLILQNDKLTIPHPACWYRRFVLDPLVEIAADVIHPVKQTTIGELQQRLLQRPFVFSLAGLPQAESLALIQELQSRFPEVKFSRWESNERHADPSLIAWFGEENTTAAFESLPLLPRLDASEMRRNTEQIVWLLQSALDFR, from the coding sequence ATGCCTGATTGCTATATCGCCCTGGGTGGAAATCAGGGAAATGTTCGGGAGACCTTTGACCGGGCCCTGCAGCGGCTTGATGCCCACCCTGATATCGTAGTCGGAAAGCTTAGTCAGTGGATCGAAACCACTCCAGTAGGCAGTCAGACAGAAGCGATTTTTCTGAACGGCGCAGCACAGCTTTCAGTTAACCTCTCTCCCGAAGCATTATTGACAGAACTTCAGACCGTGGAAACAGAACTGGGGCGGGTTCGCGAGGTTCGCTGGGGCGCCCGCACACTGGATCTGGACCTGCTGTTATTTAATCAACTGATTCTGCAGAACGACAAACTGACGATTCCACATCCCGCCTGCTGGTATCGTCGCTTCGTGCTCGATCCGCTGGTAGAGATTGCAGCCGATGTCATTCATCCGGTGAAACAGACGACGATCGGCGAACTCCAGCAGCGATTACTCCAGCGACCGTTCGTGTTCTCACTGGCCGGCCTGCCGCAAGCTGAGTCTCTGGCGTTGATCCAAGAGCTGCAGTCCCGTTTTCCGGAAGTCAAGTTTTCGCGCTGGGAAAGCAATGAACGGCACGCGGATCCTTCCCTGATCGCCTGGTTTGGGGAAGAGAATACCACCGCAGCCTTTGAATCCCTGCCTTTACTTCCCCGTTTAGACGCTTCTGAGATGCGGCGAAATACTGAACAAATTGTCTGGCTACTGCAATCTGCACTGGATTTCCGCTGA
- a CDS encoding dipeptidase: MVEHVRDYLEQHQERFVGELVEFLKIPSVSADSTLKAETRRGAEFVQQQMKAAGLESRLIETAGHPIVYGSWKKAEGKPTVLVYGHYDVQPPDPLDQWETPPFEPDIRDGHIYARGATDDKGQMYTHIKSVEAWMKTQGELPVNVVFVIEGEEEVGSDNLDRFLAENKDLVACDIAVISDTSQYAPGIPAITYGLRGILACEVIVNGPRQDLHSGVFGGAVTNPANGLARMVAALHDDQGRVQIPGFYDNVIELKQEERDQFAALPFDEAKFMSDLGVKAVSGEADFSTLERRWARPTCDVNGMVSGYTGEGPKTIVPAQARVKISCRLVPDQDPAALTRALEQFLLEQLPAGLTMQFIDYHGCKGLVFDFNSPYMAAARTAIEQAFGTAPVMIREGGSIPVVETFQSLVGVETLLLGWGQNTDNLHSPNERFSLEAFRQGTLASALLWQEMANIQV, translated from the coding sequence ATGGTTGAGCATGTTCGCGATTATTTAGAGCAACATCAGGAACGGTTTGTCGGAGAACTGGTTGAGTTTTTAAAAATTCCCAGTGTGAGTGCCGACTCGACTCTCAAAGCCGAAACCCGGCGGGGAGCTGAATTTGTCCAGCAACAGATGAAAGCCGCTGGTCTGGAAAGCCGCCTGATCGAAACCGCGGGACATCCGATTGTGTACGGCTCGTGGAAAAAAGCAGAGGGTAAACCGACTGTCCTTGTCTATGGTCATTACGACGTGCAGCCCCCCGATCCGCTTGATCAATGGGAGACGCCCCCCTTCGAACCCGATATCCGTGACGGTCATATCTATGCCCGCGGTGCGACCGACGACAAGGGGCAGATGTATACACACATTAAATCGGTCGAAGCCTGGATGAAGACGCAGGGAGAACTTCCCGTCAACGTGGTCTTCGTGATTGAAGGCGAAGAGGAAGTCGGCAGCGACAACCTCGATCGCTTCCTGGCTGAGAACAAAGATCTGGTCGCCTGCGATATTGCAGTAATCAGCGACACCAGCCAGTATGCACCGGGCATCCCGGCGATCACTTACGGACTGCGGGGAATCCTCGCCTGCGAAGTGATTGTCAACGGCCCGCGACAGGATCTGCACAGCGGCGTGTTTGGCGGTGCGGTCACCAATCCTGCTAACGGTCTGGCCCGCATGGTCGCTGCACTGCACGATGACCAGGGACGCGTCCAGATTCCCGGCTTCTACGACAATGTCATCGAGCTCAAGCAGGAAGAACGTGATCAGTTTGCTGCCCTGCCCTTTGATGAAGCGAAATTCATGTCGGACCTGGGCGTTAAGGCGGTTTCAGGGGAAGCGGACTTCAGCACACTGGAACGCCGCTGGGCACGACCGACGTGCGATGTGAATGGCATGGTCTCCGGATACACGGGTGAAGGTCCGAAGACAATCGTACCTGCCCAGGCGCGCGTCAAAATCAGTTGTCGACTCGTTCCCGATCAGGATCCAGCCGCCCTGACCAGAGCACTGGAGCAGTTCCTGCTAGAACAGTTGCCGGCGGGACTGACCATGCAGTTCATCGATTATCACGGCTGCAAAGGACTCGTGTTCGATTTCAACAGCCCCTACATGGCGGCTGCCCGCACTGCGATTGAACAGGCTTTCGGAACGGCTCCGGTCATGATTCGTGAAGGGGGCTCAATCCCGGTAGTCGAAACATTCCAGTCGCTGGTGGGCGTAGAAACGCTGCTTTTAGGCTGGGGACAGAATACCGACAACCTGCACAGCCCCAACGAACGTTTCTCCCTGGAAGCCTTCCGTCAGGGAACCCTGGCAAGTGCCCTGCTCTGGCAGGAAATGGCGAACATTCAGGTGTGA